From a single Mycolicibacterium mengxianglii genomic region:
- a CDS encoding heme o synthase — MSIRERRPVSGAPGRIRTTLLAYVALTKPRVIELLLVTAIPAMLLAHRGVVDPLLIANTLIGGMLAAAGANTLNCVADADIDKVMKRTARRPLARASVPTRHALIFGLVLSVGSFFWLWWTSNLLSGVLAVVTIAFYVFVYTLLLKRRTSQNVVWGGAAGCMPVMIGWSAVTGTIQWPALVMFAIIFFWTPPHTWALAMRYKDDYAAAGVPMLPTVATEKQVTFQILIYTWLTVLATLALVPATGWLYAAVATLAGVWFLVMAHQLYAGVRRGEAVKPLRLFLQSNNYLAVVFCALAIDSAINLPTLF; from the coding sequence GTGAGCATTCGCGAGCGCCGCCCCGTTTCCGGCGCTCCTGGGCGGATTCGCACGACGCTGTTGGCGTACGTCGCTCTGACCAAGCCTCGGGTGATCGAGCTGCTGCTCGTGACGGCCATTCCGGCGATGCTGCTGGCTCACCGCGGTGTGGTCGACCCACTGTTGATCGCAAACACCCTGATCGGCGGCATGCTCGCCGCTGCGGGTGCCAACACCCTCAACTGTGTCGCCGATGCCGACATCGACAAGGTGATGAAGCGGACGGCGCGCCGACCCCTGGCACGAGCGTCGGTGCCCACGCGGCACGCCCTGATCTTCGGGCTGGTGCTCTCCGTCGGCTCCTTCTTCTGGTTGTGGTGGACGTCGAATCTGCTCTCCGGGGTGCTGGCGGTCGTCACGATCGCGTTCTACGTGTTCGTCTACACCCTGCTGCTCAAGCGCCGGACCTCGCAGAACGTCGTGTGGGGCGGGGCCGCGGGCTGTATGCCGGTGATGATCGGCTGGTCAGCGGTTACCGGGACCATCCAATGGCCGGCTCTGGTGATGTTCGCGATCATCTTCTTCTGGACGCCGCCGCACACCTGGGCGCTGGCCATGCGGTACAAGGACGACTACGCCGCAGCCGGGGTGCCGATGCTGCCGACGGTGGCCACCGAGAAGCAGGTGACCTTCCAGATCCTGATCTACACCTGGCTGACCGTGCTCGCGACGCTGGCGTTGGTGCCGGCGACGGGCTGGCTCTATGCGGCCGTGGCGACGCTGGCCGGCGTGTGGTTCCTGGTGATGGCCCACCAGCTGTACGCCGGTGTGCGCCGCGGTGAGGCAGTCAAACCGTTGCGGCTGTTCCTGCAGTCGAACAACTACCTGGCCGTGGTGTTCTGCGCGCTGGCCATCGACTCGGCGATCAACCTGCCCACACTGTTCTAG
- a CDS encoding quinone oxidoreductase family protein, producing the protein MHAIEVPETGGPEVLRYVERPAPTPGPGQVLIRAEAIGVNFIDTYFRSGLYPRETPFVSGSEVCGIVEAIGDGVAALTVGDRVVTDKALAAYAEYAVAPADFVAYVPEGVAPDVVASALLKGMTAHYLLKSVYEVAPLDTILVHAGAGGVGLILTQWATSIGTRVITTASTPEKAELSRQAGAIEVLDYPGQEAGDAAEFGARVRELTDGLGVAAVYDGVGKTTFDASLASLAVRGTLALFGAASGPVPPVDPQRLNAAGSVFLTRPTLGHYTRTADEFAWRAGELLDAIKAGDIVINVSAHYPLENAEQAHRDLEGRKTVGSIVLVP; encoded by the coding sequence CCCGGCCCCGGGCAGGTGCTGATCAGGGCCGAAGCGATCGGCGTGAACTTCATCGACACCTACTTCCGTTCCGGCCTGTACCCACGCGAGACGCCGTTCGTCTCCGGTAGCGAGGTGTGCGGCATCGTCGAGGCGATCGGCGACGGCGTCGCCGCCCTGACGGTGGGCGACCGGGTGGTCACCGACAAGGCCCTGGCGGCCTACGCCGAGTACGCCGTGGCGCCGGCCGACTTCGTGGCATATGTGCCCGAAGGGGTGGCCCCGGACGTGGTGGCGTCGGCGCTGTTGAAGGGCATGACCGCGCACTACCTGCTCAAGTCGGTATACGAGGTGGCTCCCCTGGACACGATCCTGGTGCACGCCGGGGCCGGCGGGGTGGGACTGATCCTGACCCAGTGGGCCACCAGCATCGGCACCCGGGTGATCACCACGGCGTCCACACCGGAAAAGGCCGAGTTGTCCCGCCAGGCAGGTGCGATCGAGGTGCTGGACTATCCCGGTCAGGAGGCCGGTGACGCCGCCGAGTTCGGCGCCCGCGTCCGAGAGCTGACCGACGGCCTGGGCGTCGCCGCGGTGTACGACGGCGTGGGCAAGACGACGTTCGACGCCAGCCTGGCCAGCCTCGCGGTGCGCGGCACCCTGGCACTGTTCGGCGCGGCCAGCGGTCCCGTGCCTCCGGTGGATCCGCAGCGGCTGAATGCGGCCGGCTCGGTGTTCTTGACCCGGCCGACCCTGGGCCACTACACCCGCACCGCAGACGAGTTCGCCTGGCGCGCGGGCGAGCTGCTCGATGCCATCAAGGCCGGTGACATCGTGATCAACGTCAGCGCGCATTACCCGCTGGAGAATGCCGAGCAGGCGCACCGCGACCTGGAGGGCCGCAAGACGGTGGGTTCGATCGTCCTGGTGCCCTAG
- the tal gene encoding transaldolase gives MTQNPNLAALSAAGVSVWLDDLSRERLQTGNLQELIDTKSVVGVTTNPSIFQAALSKGDAYDAQVKELADRGADVDATIRTVTTDDVRNACDVLAEQYELSDGVDGRVSIEVDPRLAHDADKTIAQAVELWKIVDRPNVMIKIPAMEDGLPAITAVLAEGISVNVTLIFSVERHRAVMDAYLAGLEKAKEAGHDLSKIHSVASFFVSRVDTEIDKRLEDIGSDEALALRGQAGVANARLAYAAYEEVFVGGSRFEALNDSGARVQRPLWASTGVKNPDYSDTLYVTELVAPNTVNTMPEKTMDAVADHGVVTGDTVTGTATESQEVFDALEAIGIDLTDVFLTLENEGVDKFEKSWQELMKATQGQLDEKK, from the coding sequence ATGACCCAGAACCCCAACCTGGCAGCGCTTTCCGCCGCCGGAGTATCCGTATGGCTCGACGACCTCTCCCGCGAGCGGTTGCAGACGGGCAACCTGCAGGAGCTGATCGACACCAAGAGCGTCGTGGGTGTCACCACCAATCCGTCGATCTTCCAGGCAGCCCTGTCGAAGGGCGACGCCTACGACGCCCAGGTCAAGGAACTGGCTGATCGCGGAGCCGACGTGGATGCCACCATCCGCACCGTCACCACCGACGACGTACGCAACGCCTGCGATGTACTGGCCGAGCAGTACGAACTCTCCGACGGCGTGGACGGGCGGGTCTCCATCGAGGTCGACCCGCGGCTGGCGCACGACGCCGACAAGACCATCGCCCAGGCCGTCGAGCTGTGGAAGATCGTCGACCGCCCGAACGTGATGATCAAGATCCCCGCGATGGAGGACGGCCTGCCGGCCATCACCGCGGTGCTCGCAGAGGGCATCTCGGTCAACGTCACCTTGATCTTCTCCGTCGAGCGTCACCGCGCGGTGATGGACGCCTACCTGGCCGGGCTCGAGAAGGCCAAGGAAGCCGGCCACGACCTGTCCAAGATCCACTCAGTGGCCTCGTTCTTCGTCTCTCGCGTCGACACCGAGATCGACAAGCGCCTGGAAGACATCGGCTCCGACGAGGCCCTGGCGCTGCGCGGTCAGGCCGGCGTCGCCAATGCCCGGCTGGCATATGCAGCCTATGAAGAGGTGTTCGTCGGCGGATCCCGGTTCGAGGCGCTGAACGATTCCGGAGCCCGGGTCCAGCGGCCGCTGTGGGCGTCCACCGGAGTCAAGAATCCCGACTACTCAGACACCCTCTACGTCACCGAGTTGGTGGCACCGAACACGGTCAACACGATGCCGGAGAAGACCATGGACGCGGTCGCCGACCACGGCGTGGTCACCGGTGACACCGTCACCGGCACCGCGACGGAGTCGCAGGAAGTCTTCGACGCACTCGAAGCCATCGGCATCGACCT
- the tkt gene encoding transketolase yields MTTVEDIATLTEPHHPDDWTELDSVAVDTVRVLAADAVQKVGNGHPGTAMSLAPLAYTLFQRQMRHDPSDVHWLGRDRFILSCGHSSLTLYLQLYLGGFGLELEDIESLRTWKSKTPGHPEFRHTKGVEITTGPLGQGLASAVGMAMAARYERGLFDPDAPAGESPFDHYIYVIASDGDIEEGITSEASSLAGTQQLGNLIVFYDRNQISIEHDTNIALSEDVPARYRAYGWHVQEVEGGENVVDIEAAIAEAKKVTDKPSFIAVRTIIGYPAPTKMNTGGVHGSALGDDEVAATKKVLGFDPDKKFEVRDEVIAHTRKLVDRGREAHEKWQTGFDAWAEREPERKKLLDRLTAEELPEGWDADLTYWEPGSKPLATRAAFGQVLNDVAPKLPELWGGSADLAGSNNTTIKGVNSFGPPSISTSDFTADPYGRVLHFGIREHAMGSILSGIVLHGPTRAFGGTFLQFSDYMRPAVRLASLMDIDTIYIWTHDSIGLGEDGPTHQPIEHLAALRTIPNLSVVRPGDPNETAYAWRSIIARGNGSGPVGFILTRQPIPVLEGTDADGVAKGGYVLGGGTPADDADVIIIATGSELQLAVEAAKQLAEKDIVAYVVSMPCVEWFESQPKEYRDSVLPPGVSARVAVEAGVAQSWHKLVGDTGEIISIEHYGESADDKTLFREFGFTPEAVVAAAERAMDN; encoded by the coding sequence GTGACCACCGTCGAAGACATCGCGACGTTGACCGAACCCCATCATCCCGACGACTGGACCGAGCTGGACTCCGTGGCCGTCGACACCGTGCGTGTGCTTGCCGCCGACGCGGTGCAGAAGGTCGGCAACGGCCACCCCGGTACCGCGATGAGCCTGGCCCCGCTGGCCTACACCCTGTTCCAGCGCCAGATGCGCCACGATCCCAGTGACGTGCACTGGCTGGGTCGTGACCGGTTCATCCTGTCCTGCGGGCACTCCAGCCTGACGCTGTACCTGCAGCTCTACCTCGGTGGCTTCGGCCTCGAGCTGGAAGACATCGAGTCACTGCGCACCTGGAAATCCAAGACCCCGGGCCACCCGGAGTTCCGCCACACCAAGGGTGTGGAGATCACCACAGGACCGCTCGGGCAGGGTCTGGCGTCGGCCGTCGGAATGGCGATGGCCGCCCGCTATGAGCGCGGCCTCTTCGATCCCGACGCCCCGGCCGGCGAAAGCCCCTTCGACCACTACATCTACGTCATCGCCTCCGACGGCGACATCGAAGAAGGCATCACCAGCGAGGCATCGTCACTGGCCGGGACCCAGCAGCTGGGCAACCTGATCGTCTTCTATGACCGCAACCAGATCTCGATCGAGCACGACACCAACATCGCGTTGTCCGAGGACGTTCCCGCCCGCTACCGCGCCTACGGCTGGCACGTGCAGGAAGTCGAGGGCGGCGAGAACGTCGTCGATATCGAAGCCGCCATCGCCGAGGCCAAGAAGGTCACCGACAAGCCGTCGTTCATCGCCGTACGCACCATCATCGGTTATCCCGCCCCCACCAAGATGAACACCGGCGGGGTGCACGGGTCCGCGCTCGGCGACGACGAGGTGGCCGCCACCAAGAAGGTGCTCGGTTTCGACCCGGACAAGAAGTTCGAGGTCCGCGACGAGGTGATCGCCCACACCCGCAAGCTCGTCGATCGCGGCCGCGAGGCACACGAGAAGTGGCAGACCGGCTTCGATGCATGGGCGGAGCGCGAACCCGAGCGCAAGAAGCTGCTGGACCGGCTCACCGCCGAGGAACTGCCCGAAGGCTGGGACGCCGACCTGACGTACTGGGAGCCGGGCAGCAAGCCGCTGGCCACCCGGGCCGCGTTCGGCCAGGTACTCAACGACGTCGCCCCCAAACTGCCCGAGCTGTGGGGCGGCTCGGCCGATCTCGCAGGCAGCAACAACACCACCATCAAGGGTGTGAACTCCTTTGGGCCGCCGTCGATCTCGACGTCGGATTTCACTGCCGACCCCTACGGCCGGGTGCTGCACTTCGGCATCCGGGAGCACGCGATGGGTTCCATCCTGTCCGGCATCGTGCTGCACGGACCGACCCGCGCGTTCGGCGGCACGTTCCTGCAGTTCTCCGATTACATGCGCCCGGCGGTGCGGCTGGCCTCGTTGATGGACATCGACACCATCTACATCTGGACGCATGACTCCATCGGCCTGGGTGAGGACGGCCCCACCCACCAGCCGATCGAGCACCTGGCAGCGCTGCGCACCATCCCCAACCTGTCGGTGGTGCGCCCGGGTGACCCGAACGAGACCGCCTACGCCTGGCGCAGCATCATCGCCCGCGGCAACGGCAGTGGGCCGGTCGGGTTCATCCTGACCCGCCAACCCATCCCGGTGCTGGAAGGCACCGACGCCGACGGCGTCGCCAAGGGCGGTTATGTCCTCGGCGGCGGCACTCCGGCCGACGATGCTGACGTGATCATCATCGCCACCGGTTCTGAGCTGCAGCTGGCAGTCGAGGCCGCCAAGCAGCTCGCCGAGAAGGACATCGTGGCCTACGTGGTGTCGATGCCCTGTGTCGAATGGTTCGAGTCGCAGCCCAAGGAGTACCGCGACTCGGTGCTGCCTCCGGGGGTGTCGGCCCGCGTCGCCGTGGAGGCCGGTGTCGCGCAGTCGTGGCACAAGCTGGTGGGTGACACCGGCGAGATCATCTCGATCGAGCACTACGGCGAGTCCGCCGACGACAAGACCCTGTTCCGCGAATTCGGGTTCACCCCCGAAGCCGTCGTCGCCGCCGCCGAACGCGCCATGGACAACTAA